The Cellulosilyticum sp. I15G10I2 genome has a segment encoding these proteins:
- a CDS encoding sensor histidine kinase produces MYKNLSLRSKLFIQYCIFAILFTSMITYLVYSLFYLKLQENKVDYTLEISNRTKYNLEFLLTSIDNTATLLSNDEEIRNKLSQYNDDKEYINTILKNTVTVQEYIKGVYILGNNGKVYTSDWAINEDLLKQKYNHLLQEKDVYDLFTKSYSRDYHISSTMKVLTYVRKIYDYRVERNYGTLIIDINYDSLRDLITTVSVANPQKLLIVNEAGETLFTYPYNVILDDVLIEYPDLLQHKDLKITGHFFKKRSIIVSNTIKHTNWTLIGIHPMDKILEDSKNILHLMFKTAAIFLFLSLFSAYALSYAITKPIIELANTMHLVEAGNLSVPVKVRSNDELGALALAFNNMLKKLNYFINKAIEVEQQKSNMEFQILQAQINPHFLYNTLDSIRWLATFHNIKTISTMVTCIINLLKYNFSRKGEVVRLDEELDNVKAYLYIQKYRYGDMFDVIYDIPNELLNCYTIKFILQPIVENSIFHGLEDLDTQGLITISAHLDKEYLFLTVKDNGVGMTEEQLENARKGKSSDKKYNEIGIKNIDERIKFYCGSAFGLGLSSIKNAGTIVTIKLPANLKEDDAIHLKTSKKEEEAVSF; encoded by the coding sequence ATGTACAAAAATTTATCACTGCGCAGTAAATTATTTATTCAGTATTGTATATTTGCCATATTATTTACCAGTATGATTACTTACCTAGTCTATTCTTTATTTTACCTAAAACTACAAGAAAACAAGGTAGACTATACTTTGGAAATATCCAACAGAACCAAGTACAATCTTGAGTTTTTACTAACTTCTATTGATAATACAGCCACACTTCTTTCAAATGATGAAGAAATCCGAAACAAATTATCCCAATATAATGACGATAAAGAATATATCAATACCATATTAAAAAATACAGTGACAGTTCAGGAGTATATTAAAGGCGTGTATATCTTAGGAAATAACGGTAAAGTTTATACAAGCGACTGGGCCATTAACGAAGATTTATTAAAACAAAAGTATAATCATCTACTGCAAGAAAAGGATGTCTACGATTTATTCACAAAATCCTATTCTCGTGATTATCATATTTCTTCAACAATGAAAGTACTGACCTATGTTCGAAAAATTTATGATTATAGAGTAGAAAGAAATTACGGAACACTTATTATTGATATTAATTACGACTCTTTGCGAGACCTTATAACTACCGTTTCTGTAGCCAATCCTCAGAAATTACTGATTGTTAATGAAGCTGGTGAAACACTTTTTACCTACCCTTATAATGTAATTCTTGATGATGTACTTATCGAATATCCTGATCTGCTTCAGCATAAAGATTTAAAAATAACCGGTCACTTTTTTAAAAAACGCAGTATCATTGTTTCAAATACTATCAAACATACTAATTGGACGCTCATAGGGATTCACCCCATGGACAAAATACTTGAAGATAGCAAAAATATACTGCACCTCATGTTTAAGACAGCTGCTATATTCCTATTTCTCAGCTTATTTTCAGCCTATGCCCTGTCCTATGCAATTACTAAACCCATTATTGAACTTGCAAATACCATGCACTTAGTCGAAGCGGGTAACCTTTCTGTCCCTGTAAAAGTACGCAGCAATGACGAACTAGGTGCTCTTGCTTTAGCCTTTAATAATATGTTGAAAAAACTCAACTACTTTATTAATAAAGCCATCGAAGTAGAACAGCAAAAATCTAATATGGAGTTTCAAATACTTCAAGCTCAAATCAATCCTCACTTTTTATACAATACACTGGATTCTATCAGATGGCTGGCAACCTTTCACAATATCAAGACGATTAGTACAATGGTTACTTGTATCATTAATTTGTTAAAATATAATTTTTCAAGAAAAGGTGAAGTCGTACGATTAGATGAAGAACTTGATAATGTAAAAGCTTATTTATATATACAAAAATACAGATATGGTGATATGTTTGATGTGATTTACGATATTCCAAACGAACTTTTAAACTGTTATACCATCAAATTTATATTACAGCCTATTGTAGAAAATTCTATTTTCCATGGACTTGAAGACCTCGATACTCAGGGGCTTATTACTATTAGTGCGCACTTAGATAAAGAGTACCTTTTTCTCACAGTAAAAGATAATGGTGTAGGCATGACAGAAGAACAGCTTGAAAATGCCCGCAAAGGAAAGTCCTCCGACAAAAAATACAACGAGATTGGTATCAAAAATATTGATGAACGCATTAAGTTTTACTGTGGAAGCGCCTTCGGATTAGGCTTATCTAGTATCAAAAATGCCGGAACAATTGTTACCATCAAATTACCTGCCAACCTCAAAGAAGATGATGCCATACACTTAAAAACCTCAAAAAAAGAAGAAGAGGCTGTTTCTTTTTAG
- a CDS encoding dihydroxyacetone kinase subunit DhaK — protein MQRIINKPDYVVEDQLKGFVKAHNDIVEATENSRVLKYKKAPVKGKVGIVTGGGSGHDPAFIGYIGKNMLDAVAVGEIFSSPSAKAFLDAFKEADAGAGVACLYGNYAGDNMNVKMARQMAEMEGITVKTVVANDDVASAPKGEVEKRRGVAGEILMWKIGGAKAAQGGTLDEVIAAAQKAIDHTKSVGIGLTPCTIPSVGKPNFEIKEGTMEVGIGHHGEPGIRVTDLGTADEIAKMMTDIILPDTPFGLGDDVVVLLSGLGATPVMEQYIVYNKVEEILTEKGINIHRAYVGNYFTSLEMMGVTLTLMKLDDELRELVDIEVETMGLKQFKC, from the coding sequence ATGCAAAGAATAATCAATAAACCTGACTATGTTGTTGAAGATCAATTAAAAGGATTTGTAAAAGCACATAATGACATCGTAGAAGCCACGGAGAATTCCAGGGTTCTTAAATATAAAAAAGCACCTGTAAAAGGTAAAGTTGGCATCGTTACAGGCGGAGGGTCGGGTCACGACCCAGCATTTATAGGGTATATAGGAAAGAATATGCTTGATGCTGTGGCGGTAGGAGAGATCTTTTCGTCTCCTTCAGCTAAAGCTTTCTTGGATGCATTTAAAGAAGCGGATGCTGGCGCAGGTGTAGCATGCCTTTATGGCAACTATGCCGGAGATAATATGAATGTTAAGATGGCACGGCAAATGGCCGAGATGGAAGGTATTACTGTTAAAACAGTTGTAGCAAATGATGATGTAGCTTCGGCGCCTAAGGGAGAGGTTGAAAAAAGAAGAGGCGTTGCTGGTGAAATATTAATGTGGAAAATTGGTGGCGCAAAAGCAGCGCAAGGCGGTACATTAGATGAGGTTATAGCTGCTGCACAGAAAGCTATTGATCATACAAAAAGTGTAGGGATTGGGTTAACGCCGTGTACAATTCCTTCGGTTGGTAAACCCAATTTTGAAATTAAAGAAGGCACTATGGAGGTAGGTATCGGACATCATGGGGAACCAGGTATTAGGGTAACTGACCTTGGCACTGCTGATGAAATCGCCAAAATGATGACAGATATTATATTGCCAGATACGCCTTTTGGTTTAGGGGATGATGTTGTTGTGCTGCTCTCGGGTCTTGGTGCTACACCGGTTATGGAGCAATATATTGTTTATAACAAAGTAGAAGAGATCTTAACAGAAAAAGGTATTAATATACATAGAGCTTATGTGGGTAACTACTTTACATCATTGGAGATGATGGGTGTAACATTAACGCTTATGAAGCTTGATGATGAACTTAGAGAACTCGTTGATATAGAAGTTGAAACAATGGGACTTAAACAATTTAAATGTTAA
- the rpiB gene encoding ribose 5-phosphate isomerase B produces the protein MKIAIGCDEAAISLKEIIKVLLNEMKHEVKDYGVYSAEPSLYPDTAVAVASAIAAGMHERGILLCGTGIGMAISANKVPGIRAAVCHDLFSTQRSRRSNDCQIMTMGARVIGVELAKELVKVWLDCAFVGGNSTAKVSKIMEYEQKFINGGC, from the coding sequence TTGAAAATAGCAATTGGCTGCGATGAAGCAGCAATTTCTTTAAAAGAAATAATAAAAGTATTATTAAATGAAATGAAACATGAAGTTAAGGACTATGGGGTTTATTCGGCAGAACCTTCTTTATATCCTGATACGGCAGTGGCCGTAGCGAGCGCTATAGCGGCCGGGATGCACGAAAGAGGCATACTACTATGCGGAACAGGTATTGGTATGGCCATAAGTGCCAATAAGGTTCCGGGTATAAGAGCTGCGGTATGTCATGATCTTTTTTCAACTCAGAGGTCTAGGCGCAGCAACGACTGTCAAATTATGACTATGGGTGCAAGGGTAATAGGTGTGGAGCTTGCAAAAGAACTTGTTAAGGTGTGGCTAGACTGCGCTTTTGTTGGAGGCAATTCAACAGCTAAGGTTAGCAAAATAATGGAATATGAACAAAAATTTATAAATGGAGGATGTTAA
- a CDS encoding response regulator transcription factor, with product MIKVLIAEDELLVRVGLKTTVNWEANGFMLVGEAQNGKEAIELFDKYDPDILITDIKMPIIDGLELIRILQKKKRTLKSIILTHYDDFAYAHQAISLGASEYLLKHNICSEELLKVLNKAALEINALHHDENTKREYPNNDYEENTLNYLLEKAYLSNISKKNYKELIDLNNIMIKHPYFFIAFGQVEYDDESEINIKDNLLIKNLSKSLFPKEKIIYSDIITEQHLILLFNVDFLTQDIIAEQEDCIRALRRNLKQFFGLNIAFGISSISTELLDIPRLLNEGKSASERYFFNSSQKVLFYEYLEKVRTIVFRIAHKRIVEYVNTYDYIKLHEYVDEVFINIYESYDINCVKKVFVDLINIARVLNYERNKDPELYLNDTKFDYNNFNKLENFESVKKYVHDVYELLIGANENRKKTYSYVIAKSIKYIRNNYMRNISLEEVADYVEISKSYFSLLFKQETGINFSTFLSNYRVEQSKKYILESSCKIYEIAEKVGFDNPYYFSRVFRDRVGMSCKEFKNQH from the coding sequence AGTGGGAGAAGCTCAAAATGGTAAAGAAGCTATTGAACTATTTGATAAGTATGATCCGGATATCTTAATTACAGATATAAAAATGCCTATTATAGATGGATTGGAACTTATACGCATTTTGCAAAAAAAGAAAAGAACATTAAAATCTATTATCTTAACACACTATGATGATTTTGCATATGCCCATCAAGCCATCAGCCTTGGTGCTTCTGAATATTTGTTAAAACACAATATTTGTTCGGAAGAACTTCTTAAAGTACTAAATAAAGCAGCTCTTGAGATTAATGCACTTCATCATGATGAAAATACCAAGAGGGAATATCCAAATAATGATTATGAGGAAAACACACTTAACTATCTTTTAGAGAAAGCGTATTTATCTAATATAAGTAAGAAAAACTATAAAGAACTAATAGATCTTAACAATATAATGATTAAGCATCCTTATTTTTTTATTGCCTTTGGTCAAGTAGAATATGACGATGAGTCTGAAATCAACATAAAGGATAACCTGCTTATCAAAAACTTATCAAAATCACTTTTTCCAAAAGAAAAAATTATTTATTCGGATATTATTACAGAACAGCATTTAATTTTGCTATTTAACGTTGACTTTTTAACACAGGATATAATAGCAGAGCAGGAAGACTGTATTAGGGCGCTACGAAGAAATCTAAAACAGTTTTTTGGCCTTAATATTGCTTTTGGAATAAGCAGCATCAGTACTGAATTGTTAGATATTCCTAGATTGTTAAATGAAGGAAAAAGTGCATCGGAGAGATATTTTTTTAATAGTAGTCAAAAAGTGCTTTTTTATGAGTATTTAGAAAAAGTAAGAACCATTGTTTTTAGGATAGCGCATAAAAGAATTGTAGAATATGTAAATACTTATGATTATATTAAACTTCATGAATATGTCGATGAAGTTTTTATAAATATATATGAATCATATGATATTAACTGTGTGAAAAAAGTCTTTGTTGATCTCATTAATATTGCGAGGGTTTTAAATTATGAAAGAAATAAAGACCCTGAATTATATCTGAATGATACAAAATTTGATTACAATAACTTTAATAAACTTGAAAATTTTGAGTCGGTTAAAAAGTATGTGCATGATGTATATGAACTCTTGATTGGGGCAAATGAAAATAGAAAAAAAACCTATTCTTACGTTATTGCTAAAAGTATTAAATACATACGGAATAATTATATGCGGAATATTTCATTAGAGGAAGTTGCAGACTATGTAGAAATTAGTAAAAGCTATTTCAGCCTATTGTTTAAGCAGGAGACAGGTATTAATTTTTCTACCTTTTTATCAAATTACAGAGTAGAACAATCTAAAAAATATATTTTAGAAAGCAGCTGCAAAATATATGAGATTGCAGAAAAAGTTGGGTTTGATAACCCCTATTATTTTAGCAGGGTATTTAGAGATAGAGTAGGTATGTCCTGTAAGGAATTTAAAAACCAACATTAG
- a CDS encoding ABC transporter ATP-binding protein: MAKLVLNNVYKRYENKKRKKNEPLSPYAVNNFSLACEDGEFVGILGPSGCGKTTTLRMIAGLEDISGGEIIIGETVVNHVLPKDRGIGLAFEDYALYPPLSVYENIAFNLRAKKIDKEIIKQEIDRIAPLLKVDDLLHMRPSKLSGGQKQRVNMARAIVRKPKLLLLDEPMSHLDGKMRQILRTELKRLHNSIQCTTIIVTHDQLEAMSLADRIAIMKDGELQQFGTPLEVYDNPANEFVAGFIGEPPMNIMTVKVIKEGSGAFFKFMDADISIPVPQRYMAAISDGMRVRLGVRPTDLLIGDAASKGSEVKISVFENLGEERKISFRVGADFLTLVTTDEKRYRQGDQVKLEVKSEKTHLFDVNTGEKIVPK, from the coding sequence ATGGCTAAACTTGTGCTGAATAATGTATATAAAAGATATGAGAATAAAAAAAGAAAAAAGAATGAACCACTTAGTCCCTATGCAGTCAACAACTTTAGTTTAGCCTGTGAAGATGGAGAATTTGTAGGTATATTAGGACCTTCAGGGTGTGGCAAAACAACTACATTGAGAATGATTGCCGGGTTAGAAGATATTTCTGGCGGAGAGATTATTATTGGAGAGACAGTTGTTAATCATGTACTCCCTAAAGATCGGGGGATAGGGCTCGCTTTTGAAGATTATGCACTTTACCCGCCGCTTTCGGTCTATGAAAATATAGCTTTTAATCTGCGTGCAAAAAAAATTGATAAAGAGATAATAAAACAAGAAATCGACCGTATTGCACCCCTCTTAAAAGTAGATGATCTTCTTCATATGAGGCCATCGAAGCTAAGCGGAGGACAAAAACAAAGAGTTAATATGGCAAGAGCTATTGTCAGGAAACCAAAGCTTCTTTTACTTGATGAACCGATGTCTCATCTTGATGGGAAGATGCGGCAGATACTAAGAACCGAGCTTAAGAGGCTGCATAATAGTATTCAATGTACTACGATTATCGTTACCCATGATCAATTAGAAGCTATGTCTTTAGCAGATAGAATTGCTATTATGAAAGATGGAGAACTTCAGCAGTTTGGAACACCTCTTGAGGTTTATGATAATCCAGCTAATGAGTTTGTAGCGGGATTTATTGGTGAACCACCAATGAATATTATGACGGTTAAAGTGATTAAAGAAGGCAGCGGTGCATTTTTTAAATTTATGGATGCGGATATTAGTATCCCTGTGCCACAAAGATATATGGCTGCTATTTCTGATGGTATGCGAGTAAGACTAGGTGTAAGGCCTACAGATTTATTGATAGGAGATGCTGCGAGCAAAGGTTCAGAGGTTAAAATATCTGTTTTTGAAAACCTAGGTGAAGAGAGAAAAATAAGTTTCAGAGTAGGCGCAGATTTCTTAACCCTTGTAACAACTGATGAGAAGCGCTATAGACAAGGTGATCAGGTTAAACTTGAGGTGAAATCTGAAAAGACACATTTATTTGATGTTAATACGGGAGAGAAAATCGTGCCCAAGTAA
- a CDS encoding ABC transporter substrate-binding protein: MRNTKKFKILISVLGIIAMTVGIVGCGKSEPASSQGGAAGGGPKVESPAKGFSWDMAKGATVEVMFNQHTYADAIIQKIPEFEQLTGIKVTYALTPEENYFDKVTTALNSRSGKPDLFMSGAYQIWEYAPAGYVADLTPFLEDPNLTEASYDFGDFFPKIVDGLKWDLVPGHKVGEGPQWALPIGFETNNLAYNKRIFDERGLKPPKTMEELLVLCEKLKEFDGPGTYPLAIRGARNWGTIHAGYMTTFSNYGAVDFAIEDGKLVSKVNSPEAIKMTQMWVDLIKAGGAPSWSSYTWYQAGADLGAGKAAMLFDASCNGYFQNPEGASQEAGNLAWVSPPLPQGKTEINSNLWTWAMAMNEYSKEKVAAWLFLQYFTGKEYSLWASINASVADPARQSVFNNPDFKTVFAKSEGYAQALEETVGGTTIQFTPQPHFFETTTEWASVLQEIVAEKYSVEQGMNVLKEKMDKIVDDVEIE, from the coding sequence ATGAGAAACACAAAAAAGTTTAAAATTCTAATTTCTGTGCTGGGTATTATAGCAATGACGGTAGGCATAGTAGGCTGTGGTAAGTCGGAGCCTGCATCAAGTCAGGGGGGAGCTGCTGGAGGAGGGCCAAAGGTTGAATCACCAGCCAAAGGATTTAGCTGGGATATGGCTAAAGGTGCGACTGTTGAAGTTATGTTTAATCAACATACTTATGCAGATGCAATCATACAGAAAATTCCTGAGTTTGAACAGTTAACAGGCATTAAAGTTACATATGCACTAACACCGGAAGAAAACTATTTTGATAAAGTAACGACAGCACTTAACTCACGTTCGGGTAAACCGGATCTATTTATGTCAGGCGCTTATCAGATATGGGAATATGCACCTGCGGGATATGTTGCAGACTTAACGCCATTTCTGGAAGACCCTAACTTAACAGAAGCAAGCTATGATTTTGGTGATTTCTTCCCTAAAATTGTTGATGGCCTAAAATGGGATTTGGTTCCAGGGCACAAGGTAGGGGAAGGGCCACAGTGGGCGCTGCCTATTGGCTTTGAAACTAATAACCTTGCTTATAACAAGAGAATATTTGATGAAAGAGGACTTAAACCTCCTAAGACGATGGAAGAATTATTAGTTTTATGTGAAAAATTAAAAGAATTTGATGGTCCAGGTACGTATCCGCTTGCTATTCGTGGCGCAAGAAACTGGGGAACCATTCATGCTGGGTATATGACGACTTTCTCTAACTACGGAGCGGTTGATTTTGCTATTGAAGATGGCAAGTTAGTTTCAAAAGTAAATTCTCCTGAAGCTATCAAAATGACTCAGATGTGGGTAGATCTTATTAAAGCGGGCGGAGCACCATCATGGTCAAGCTATACTTGGTATCAAGCTGGGGCAGATCTTGGCGCTGGTAAGGCTGCAATGTTATTTGATGCCAGCTGCAATGGTTATTTCCAAAATCCAGAAGGGGCTTCTCAAGAAGCGGGTAATCTTGCATGGGTAAGTCCTCCTCTTCCACAAGGCAAAACAGAAATCAACTCTAACCTTTGGACGTGGGCGATGGCTATGAATGAATATTCAAAAGAGAAAGTAGCTGCGTGGTTATTCTTGCAGTATTTCACAGGTAAAGAATATTCACTATGGGCTTCCATTAATGCGAGTGTCGCTGACCCTGCAAGACAATCTGTATTTAATAATCCTGATTTTAAAACTGTATTTGCTAAATCAGAAGGCTATGCACAAGCACTTGAAGAAACAGTTGGCGGCACAACTATCCAATTTACACCACAACCTCATTTCTTTGAAACAACGACAGAGTGGGCATCAGTGTTGCAAGAAATCGTTGCTGAAAAATACAGTGTTGAGCAAGGTATGAATGTGCTTAAGGAGAAGATGGATAAAATTGTAGATGATGTTGAAATAGAGTAG
- a CDS encoding carbohydrate ABC transporter permease, translating to MTNNPLNITSNHNAQVKYNKVPFLVKARPYLIIAPALLLTIGILYPFATAIFYSLTNFSFSKQTYKFIGLTNWINMLKDYDFWHSVWVTAQYAVATTGTEMILGLGIALLLMKENRYTKILRIVLIFPLMIAPVIATLIWQLMLNNSVGILEKFFNLFGVYGLPWASSPKTALLTAAMIDCWVYIPFVMLLMLAGLQSLPKSPFESAEIDGGSAWFTFKTLTLPMLKPFIYIALIFRLMASMQEYAIIFALTKGGPGNTLMNLSLTAYNTGFAFLKLGRALPYMLFLWLVIYIISSKLVKAWLNVQKQAAGN from the coding sequence ATGACGAATAACCCCCTGAATATAACAAGTAATCACAATGCACAGGTTAAATATAATAAAGTACCCTTTCTCGTTAAAGCCAGGCCTTATTTGATCATAGCCCCAGCGCTTTTATTAACTATTGGCATATTATATCCATTTGCAACAGCAATATTTTACTCATTAACGAATTTTTCTTTTAGTAAACAGACTTATAAATTTATAGGCCTTACGAACTGGATTAATATGTTGAAAGATTATGATTTTTGGCATTCGGTATGGGTAACAGCACAGTATGCAGTGGCCACAACAGGTACTGAGATGATCTTAGGGCTTGGGATAGCGCTTCTGTTAATGAAAGAAAACCGGTATACAAAAATACTGAGAATTGTCCTTATCTTTCCGCTTATGATCGCACCGGTTATTGCAACCTTAATTTGGCAGTTAATGCTTAATAATTCGGTAGGGATTTTGGAGAAATTTTTTAATCTGTTTGGGGTCTATGGACTTCCATGGGCATCTTCTCCAAAGACGGCGCTTTTAACAGCGGCGATGATAGATTGCTGGGTATACATTCCTTTTGTAATGTTACTCATGCTTGCGGGTCTGCAGTCGCTGCCTAAATCACCTTTTGAATCAGCTGAGATTGACGGCGGTTCTGCTTGGTTCACGTTTAAGACGTTAACACTGCCGATGTTAAAGCCATTTATCTATATTGCACTTATTTTTAGGCTTATGGCGTCTATGCAGGAATATGCTATTATTTTTGCACTTACAAAAGGCGGTCCAGGTAATACGCTAATGAATTTATCACTTACTGCATACAATACAGGTTTTGCATTCTTAAAGCTAGGCAGAGCACTGCCGTACATGTTATTCCTGTGGCTGGTTATTTACATTATTAGCAGCAAACTTGTTAAAGCTTGGCTGAATGTTCAAAAACAAGCAGCTGGAAATTAA
- a CDS encoding carbohydrate ABC transporter permease, whose translation MNRETKRIIKSILSTTVLTLYAIFAIFPLFWLVLITFKSDAQMFNTTFFFTPTLDNYRIVIFQGADYIKAFINNIIVSGGAVLLSLVVGVPGAYALARYNFAKKEDLAFTILSFRFAPEILVILPLFMIYQKIGLYDTYFGLIWVYQLITLPLLIWVLRGYFEDISVEVEQAANLDGYSWVQVFWKILLPLIKPGLVASALLAFIFAWNSFTFPLLLGGFKIETVTVAALRYIGSDTVHYGQMAVAAAVAALPEVVLALIIQKHLVRGLSFGAVKG comes from the coding sequence ATGAATAGAGAGACTAAGCGTATTATAAAAAGTATATTATCCACTACAGTGTTGACACTTTATGCAATATTTGCGATTTTTCCATTATTTTGGTTGGTGCTTATCACCTTTAAAAGTGATGCGCAGATGTTTAATACCACATTCTTTTTTACCCCTACACTTGATAATTATAGGATAGTTATATTTCAAGGAGCCGATTATATAAAGGCTTTTATCAACAATATTATCGTAAGCGGCGGAGCAGTTTTATTATCTCTTGTCGTTGGAGTTCCCGGGGCTTATGCATTGGCTAGGTACAATTTTGCTAAAAAAGAAGATCTAGCCTTTACAATACTATCTTTTAGATTTGCACCTGAAATACTTGTTATATTACCTCTTTTTATGATTTATCAGAAGATCGGTTTGTATGATACCTATTTTGGACTGATCTGGGTGTATCAGCTCATTACACTGCCACTACTTATTTGGGTGCTTAGAGGTTATTTTGAAGATATTTCAGTTGAAGTAGAGCAGGCTGCGAACCTAGATGGTTATTCATGGGTTCAGGTGTTTTGGAAAATACTATTGCCGCTTATTAAACCGGGGCTTGTTGCTTCAGCACTTCTTGCATTTATATTTGCATGGAATAGTTTTACATTCCCACTGCTCCTTGGTGGATTTAAAATTGAAACGGTTACAGTTGCAGCACTTAGGTATATAGGTTCTGATACGGTTCATTATGGACAGATGGCAGTAGCAGCTGCGGTGGCAGCATTACCGGAAGTTGTATTAGCGCTTATTATACAAAAGCATCTGGTTCGAGGCTTAAGTTTTGGAGCTGTAAAAGGATAA
- a CDS encoding ABC transporter ATP-binding protein: MAKIELVNITKRFNKVTALNNIDLVVEDKEFFVLFGPAGAGKTTILKTIAGVEFPDFGEVRIGGENVNLVEPSKRNISMVFENYALYPHLTVFDNIASPMRSPLYKKDEETIKKEVHRVASMMKIDHLLDRLPSQVSNGQRQRTALGRCLVREPNVFLMDEPIAHLDAKLRHFMRAELKEMQNEFDTTTIYVTHDYLEALSLGDRIGIINEGVIEQVGTGDEVYLTPANEFVARLMGDPEINIFDIELVHGSNGLYAAMLGQKRTCEIPADVAEVLRNGSYENVRIGLRGNDIEYSFEKANEDYINASIYSVEPIGNKTILVIEVNGEQLRVIAPNDIKAELDQEIFVRVKMDKAMFFNADDSRYIIRHNQKELLEVN; encoded by the coding sequence ATGGCGAAAATTGAATTAGTTAATATAACAAAAAGATTTAATAAAGTTACGGCACTTAATAATATAGATCTAGTAGTCGAAGATAAAGAGTTTTTTGTACTGTTTGGACCTGCGGGAGCTGGTAAAACAACTATATTAAAAACAATTGCAGGGGTTGAGTTTCCGGACTTTGGTGAAGTAAGGATTGGCGGTGAAAATGTTAATCTTGTTGAACCCTCAAAGAGAAATATCTCAATGGTATTTGAAAACTATGCTTTATACCCTCACCTCACTGTATTTGATAATATTGCCTCACCGATGCGGAGTCCTTTATATAAAAAAGATGAAGAAACGATCAAAAAAGAAGTACATAGAGTCGCATCAATGATGAAAATAGATCACTTATTAGATAGACTGCCAAGTCAGGTGAGTAACGGACAGAGACAACGCACGGCTTTGGGCAGGTGTCTGGTAAGAGAACCTAATGTGTTTTTGATGGATGAACCCATTGCCCATCTTGATGCAAAGCTTAGACATTTTATGAGAGCAGAATTAAAAGAAATGCAGAATGAATTTGATACGACAACTATTTACGTAACCCATGATTATCTTGAAGCTTTAAGTTTAGGAGACAGAATAGGGATCATAAATGAAGGTGTTATCGAGCAAGTAGGAACAGGGGATGAAGTCTATTTAACACCTGCTAATGAGTTTGTAGCGAGGTTAATGGGAGATCCAGAAATTAATATTTTTGATATTGAACTTGTTCACGGAAGTAACGGGTTGTACGCGGCTATGTTGGGCCAAAAAAGAACTTGTGAGATACCAGCTGATGTTGCCGAAGTATTAAGAAATGGAAGCTATGAAAATGTAAGAATTGGACTAAGAGGCAATGATATTGAGTATAGTTTTGAGAAAGCAAATGAGGACTATATAAATGCCAGTATATATAGTGTGGAGCCAATTGGTAATAAAACCATTTTGGTGATAGAAGTAAATGGTGAACAACTAAGAGTAATAGCTCCTAATGATATAAAGGCTGAATTAGATCAAGAAATTTTTGTCCGTGTAAAGATGGATAAAGCCATGTTTTTTAATGCGGATGATTCAAGATATATTATTAGACATAACCAAAAAGAACTGTTAGAGGTGAACTGA